The nucleotide sequence CATTTTAAGGATGAGGCATTCATCAAACCATGTGCAACCCTAGATGAACTTAAAAGAGAGATTAAGAGTTATATGACTTACTACAACAATTATAGATATCAATGGGATTTAAAAAAGATGACCCCTGTACAGTACAGAGATCATCTTCTTAATGCTGCCTAGTCTTTTTTTAAATGTCCTTGACAAAGGGTACAGTTTAACAGAAAAGGGTTCGTCTTTAGATTGTTAATCAGTTTCGTCCTCTGTCAGCGTATTGAGCATTTCTTCTACCATTTCCCATTCCTCATCTGATTCAATTTGGAATAAGGAAAGATCGTCGTCATCATTTGATTTTTCCTCATATCGAAAGGCGAAAACTTCTACTTCTTCATCGTCCTTTTGTTCCATTGGGACAACTGCGATATAGGAGTGACCCGTTTCATCTACATCGAATGTGAAAAGAACTTCAAACAAATGCTCTTCTCCATTCTCATCTGGAATAATAATTCTCTCTTTTTCCTCTAGTGCCATATCTACACCTCCATACTTCTTTCCTTAGCTGTTAGAATCAAGATAGCTTTGCAAAATGAGAGCGGCCGCCATTTTATCGATTACTTTTTTTCGTTTTTTTCGGCTCATGTCCGCTTCTAACAATATTCGTTCTGCAGCCATGGTCGTCAATCTTTCATCCCACATAATCGTGGAAATAGAAAAGGTCGCTTCTAAATATTTGGCATAGGAAAGGGAAGCTTCTCCCCTTTCGCCTATTGTACCGTTCATATTTTTAGGTAAACCGACAACTGCTTGTTGAATGTCATATTCTTTGATGATGTTTTGTATCTCTTCATCTGCAGTCGAATAGTCGGCTTCATCCCATTTAATTGTTTTAATCCCTTGGGCAGTCCATCCTAATTCATCACTGACCGCAACTCCAATTGTTTTCTGCCCAACATCTAATCCCATTTTCTTCATGTTATGCCTCTCGATGCTGCTCCAAGTAATATTTTACTAGTACTTCGATTAGCTCGTCCCTTTCAATTCTTCTAATGAGATTTCTAGCATCATTATGACGGGGGATATAGGCAGGGTCTCCTGACAGTAAGTAACCCACAATTTGATTAATTGGGTTATATCCCTTTTCTCTAAGAGCTTCATGGACCGTGAGTAGGATATCTTTTACGTTCTCATCAAACGGTTCATCTGGAAAATTAAATTTCATGGTTTTATCCATCGAGTCCATTGAACACACCCCATTTCCTCGTTTTCCGTAAATTTACTACTTAACCTAGTTCTATACTAATACATTTAAAAGAGATGGACAACTTCTATCATTTAACCTTTACTTGCCTTCAGCTTGAATAGATTGAATGTATTCTTCTGCATATTGTAAGGCAGCTGGTAATTGATCTGGATTTTTACCACCAGCTTGTGCCATATCTGGGCGTCCACCTCCGCCACCACCACAGCGAGAAGCAGTTTCCTTAATAAGATTTCCGGCATGGTACCCTTTATCAATTAAATCTTTTGAAACCCCTGCAGCAAGCTGTACTTTCCCGTTTGCAGCTGAGCCGAGAAGCACAATTCCTGAGCCTATTTTCTGTTTTAATTCATCTACCATATTACGTAGCTGGTTCATTTCTTTCACATCTACTTGTTTATTCAAAACTTTTATGCCATCAAATTCTTTTACTTCGTCCAAAATGGATGCTGCTTCTAGGTTGGACAATTTTTGGCTTAATGATTCTCGATCCCGCTGAGTTTCTTTTAATTCTTGATAAACACCTTCGATTCGTTCCGGTACGTTTTCTTCTTTGGTCTTCAAGAGCTGAGCTGCATCCCTTAACAGCTGTTGGCGATAGTTCAGATACTCATAGGCACCTTTTCCGGTTGTTGCTTCCATTCTTCTGGTGCCTGCTCCAATACCGGTTTCTTGTGTAATCTTAAACAAACCGATTTCCGCAGTATCTCTGACGTGGCAACCACCACAAAGCTCTAAGCTGTAGTCGCCAATTCTTACAACACGTACGGTATCCCCATATTTCTCACCGAACAAAGCCATTGCACCCATTTCTTTTGCTTCCTCTAAACCATGGTAGCTTGTGGAAACAGACAAGCTTTCCCATATTTTTTCATTTACAATTGCTTCGATTTTTTGAATTTC is from Radiobacillus kanasensis and encodes:
- the ruvX gene encoding Holliday junction resolvase RuvX; translation: MKKMGLDVGQKTIGVAVSDELGWTAQGIKTIKWDEADYSTADEEIQNIIKEYDIQQAVVGLPKNMNGTIGERGEASLSYAKYLEATFSISTIMWDERLTTMAAERILLEADMSRKKRKKVIDKMAAALILQSYLDSNS
- a CDS encoding IreB family regulatory phosphoprotein, with the protein product MDSMDKTMKFNFPDEPFDENVKDILLTVHEALREKGYNPINQIVGYLLSGDPAYIPRHNDARNLIRRIERDELIEVLVKYYLEQHREA
- a CDS encoding DUF1292 domain-containing protein produces the protein MALEEKERIIIPDENGEEHLFEVLFTFDVDETGHSYIAVVPMEQKDDEEVEVFAFRYEEKSNDDDDLSLFQIESDEEWEMVEEMLNTLTEDETD